AATGCTGCTGAATCGTTATTGTCTTCCTATACCAAGGGAAGTGGAGCAAAAAAAGGGAAGGGTGGCAAAGGGGGTGGTCTGGGTTTTCTGGCTAGTGCGGCCCAATCGCTATTGTCTTCCTATACCAAGGGAAGTGGTGCAAAAAAAGGGAAGGGCGGCAAAGGTGGCGGCCTGGGCTTCCTGGCTAATGCGGCTGAATCCTTATTATCTTCCTATACCAAAGGAAGTGGAGCAAAAAAAGGGAAGGGCGGCAAAGGGGTCGGTCTGGGTTTTCTGGCCAATGCGGCTGAATCCTTATTGTCTTCCTATACCAAGGGAAGTGGAGGAAAAAAAGGGAAGGGCGGCAAAGGGGGCGGTCTTGGTTTTCTGGCCAGTGCGGCAGAATCGTTATTGTCTTCCTATACCAAAGGAAGTGGTGCAAAAAAAGGAAAAGGTGGTGGAGGTCTTATTGATCTCGGACTTAAGTCGATTGGACCGATGGTTAAAAAAATAGGGCTTAAAACAGCATTGAATCCCTTTAAACAGATTGAACTTGTCAAAATGGCAGCTGTTGGCGGTTGGAAAGTTGGAAGCTGGATAAATAAAAAAATAGAGAAAAAGCAGAAGGCAAATCAACTGAAGAAGGACAAAGAGGACAATAAAGAATTCAGTAAGAATTCAGGGGATATGATTGCAGCCAAAAAATCAGGCGATAGAGCGGCACAATTTCGGGCTGTTGCAAATATGTGGAAAGATCAGGGCAATATGGAGAAGGCCAATGAATATTATGCCAAGGCGGAAAAGACGGCAAAAATTCAGAATCAAGTTAATCTTAATATAAAAATCGACGAAAAAGGTCGGGTAATGACTGAGACTTCCGATATGGATACAAATAGTAAGGTTACTGCTCCAAGGGGTGTAATGTGACAGAAGATTACGATGCATATATAGATCAGTTCTACCTGCACATCGAGACAATAGAAGACGGTTTTGAAAAAGCCATTGTCGAGCATGAATTTCCGGGAACGGACGGGGCCCTGGTGGAAGATATGGGGCAAAAGGCAAGGCGCATTACCGTCAAGTGCTATTTCATCAATGAATATTACGAAAATCACTTCGACTTTATCGAACACCTGGAGAAGAAAGAACTCTTTGAGTTTTCTCATCCCAAATACGGGTCCATCTTCGGCACCATAAAATCGGTTAATATCCGCCATGATGACAGGCAAAGAACTGCGGCAATAGATTTAACTTTCGTTGAAAATCTGAGGAGCAAAGCGGAGCCTCTGCTTATCCCTGATGTTGAAGCAACGGTAGAAAAAACTGTAGTTAAAGGGATTGAAGAACAGTCGGCAGTACTGGAAAAGGCTGTTGTTGATTCAGCGGGGCCTGAAGGGAAGGAAATAATAAACAGGCCTCTTGATCCTGCCAAGGGGATTATAGAACAGTTCCCGGATATCAGGGGCAAGGCCAGGGCCTATGTGAAAACAATAGATAAGCATGTTAAAGCCCTGGAGGGAAAACTTACTGAAATAGAAACATCGGCCAACTCCCTTGTGGCAAAGATAGAGTTTGAAACAAGTCTAAAGGGACGGGTGCTTAGCGCAGTAACAAAGACGGTAGAACGTTATTCTGAGCAATATAAGACGGCAAAAGAATCTGCTTCCAGGTATGAAAGAAGCTTTCGAAAAGGGATGGATGAACTGGAAAGGTCCCTCGAAACGGGCGCAACGGGCATATTCAATGAAATTGAAAAAAATGCTGATAATATAATGAAAATACAGGTGAAGGCTGCGGCAGGGCTAAGAATGGGCCTGGATCTGGGTTATATTTATGCGAAAGACCAGGAAAAAAGATTGAAAGTCAAATATATGGAGGGGAAGAAAAGTTTTGACGATCTGGGCAATTACATCAAGAATTTTTCCATCCCGCAACTTCTTCCCATCGATGACATCGAAACGAGCCTTGCAAATTCACGGGAGTACCTGCAATCACTCATTGATTCGGACAGGTCCATTCAGTCATTGAAAGAGATGGCCCTTGCCCTGCAGGAACATGTATGGAAGGTCAAGG
This DNA window, taken from Deltaproteobacteria bacterium, encodes the following:
- a CDS encoding DNA circularization N-terminal domain-containing protein, whose translation is MTEDYDAYIDQFYLHIETIEDGFEKAIVEHEFPGTDGALVEDMGQKARRITVKCYFINEYYENHFDFIEHLEKKELFEFSHPKYGSIFGTIKSVNIRHDDRQRTAAIDLTFVENLRSKAEPLLIPDVEATVEKTVVKGIEEQSAVLEKAVVDSAGPEGKEIINRPLDPAKGIIEQFPDIRGKARAYVKTIDKHVKALEGKLTEIETSANSLVAKIEFETSLKGRVLSAVTKTVERYSEQYKTAKESASRYERSFRKGMDELERSLETGATGIFNEIEKNADNIMKIQVKAAAGLRMGLDLGYIYAKDQEKRLKVKYMEGKKSFDDLGNYIKNFSIPQLLPIDDIETSLANSREYLQSLIDSDRSIQSLKEMALALQEHVWKVKVESENLVNITLDNDIPIHLACHMQGLAYNFADRILAVNRISNPNLIKGDMKIYAR